Within Harpia harpyja isolate bHarHar1 chromosome 4, bHarHar1 primary haplotype, whole genome shotgun sequence, the genomic segment CATCTGGCTACAAGATCCCTGAAGGCTAAAGGTAGGTAGGTGTAAGCAATTGTATCTTCACTAGGATTTATGTAATTTTGAATTGTAGCTACTTTCAATGTTCATATTCTATTACAGTTATTGGATTTTATTTAACTTTATAGTTCAGATACTGTGCAACAATTATTTGGATTCTGTGATACAGGGTAATAATGCTATAGTGATTGCAAACTGCTTTGGATTACCATTGTTGCTTTCTCACAAGACAATAGCTAGAGTCGTTTCTAGATTTTTATATACATCTAAACTGCACCCTAGGCAATTCTAAGTCATCTTTTAGATCATAATGTTAAATTCAGGATTAATGTGTATGTAGGTAAACTACATGGTTATGGAGTGGAAATCTACACTGAATGATGTAGGGAGTCATGATTTCGCAGCAATCACAGTTGCAGTCCTTGAGGTACGtacattatttcatatttctttataTACAATTATTCTGAAAGTATATATGTCTTTGGAAGAAGAAGACAAAAGAGACATGTTTTTCTCTTCGGATTGGAGATGCTCAATAATGGGGAAGATGATATGGTTTCAGGTTTTCCACATATGAGAAGAAAATTATGGATAGGAAAGAAAGATGATGAATGCTGTCCTGTCTTAGCTAGAGAAAAAATTTCCTTCAGTCTATAATCTTAAAGTTTCTCTATAACGGTACTCTTGGTAATCATACACAACTACATAAACAACCTCAATTTGTCTATTTCTGATATCATTATTCTAATTtatattgtaattattttaattaaagaaatgtAGTCTGCAACAGtaaaaaatattattgaaataCATCGCATGTAGTAAgattcttttcatttatttatcaGCACTGCTtttaaagggtgaaaaaaaagagGTACACTTGTGTTCCATGCTTTTAGAAAAGACATTACTTCTTTAAACTGCTTAAGATGGTGCGTTTACTCAAGAGGTTTTCAAGTTCTTCCCTCTCTGTACTGGCATATATGGAATATTCTTCCATTTCACTTCTTTGGGTTATTTAtcacagtgctttttctttaactgaCTGGATTTTAGATGTGGCGATACTACTATGCTGATTTAGTTCTTTGACTATTGTTTTAATTACCCTGGCCTTTATTGGTTCAaagcaggaagcagaaaaaatgcTAGTAGTGGGTTTTACAAAAGGCAGAATGGAAACACAGTATGAAATCTGTGCTCCCATTAAACGTCTGGTTTGGGTCAAGCATTTAAGGGTTGTGATAGAATGTGCAGAACATTTGTATTCTAGAGATGCAATAATATACATGTAAGAGGTCACAGTAACTTCCTTGTCTTATCTGAGAATCCCACAAAAATTGTCAACGTTTTGGCTCAAGAGCAAAGGCTTAGGTGTAAAGTGTAAGGGGATTGTATTTTTGTTCATTATTTGGTTTTGGATGAGATTCCTTTAAACAGTTCATTTGAATTGGTCATCTGGAAGCCAAATTCAGGATTCTAAAGATCACATGGTGCTCCCACCAGATGGCACTCCGGGACATGGACCCACCGCTTCATGGCTGGGGTAGCTGCATGCTTCCAAACCAGGGTACCCCTCCTTTTCTACTACAGTTGCAGTCTCTACAATAGGTTGTTCTGTTTGCAAAAACGTCTTTCTTAAATTGATATCTTTAAATTTTAAGTTAGCAAGTATTCCTTTAATCTTAcatttaaacaggttttttttttaacatgtacgTCTCCTAGCATTggattaatttctttaaattaatgGGGAGTACTATACCCCACACATAGTATATGGTAAAGCAAGATACCCAAGAAAATGGCAAATATGGATCAGGAGCAGCAGTCCTAAATGAAGAATAAAGGGAGACTAATATCTTAAAGCTTGTTGAGTCCTTTTTATTAgttaagaaaactggaaaatgagGTTAgaatagcaaaattattttatctattaatttctaaaaattataaaaaggcATATCTAATTAAATGCCTAATGTGTACACCATATTTCTAGTTATTGAACAAAGAATTGGTGATACATTTGAAGAACACTGTGAAAGTAATACAGGCAGTACCAAtagacagaagcagaaaatatattgCATGGCTGCTAAGAATGAAAATGCAGGCTTTGTTTTATGTTAAAGAATCTTAGTAAAAAGCCAATCTATTTTTATCACTTCacacaaaagaacaaaattatttatccattttggctttgaaaaaaCACGGAGTGAACGGTTCCTTTGCAACATCAGATTGTGCCTTAtatctgctcttcaacttccttAACGTGGGATGCAACAACTTTTCCATCTACCACTTCTTCGACAATTGTCTTGATCTTTCTAGTTTTGGTAGGATCTAAAcatcataaacaaaataaaacaaaatatttatcaaagtgttaaaaattataaaacaGAGCAGTATGTGTACATGAACAGTTacatccttttcctttcaaattgGCTTCTTGTTATAATGAACTCTAGGATGTAGTTAAACAGAATAgcatgtattattttatttataagaaTGACTTTAGAAACAAAGTTTTATTCAATCAAGTTCTACATACCCTGAGAAGAATCCAGTGATTGCGTTTGTGATTTGGACCCTGTCAAGGATGAGCTCTCAAATGTTACTCCCTGTCCTGCGCTCCTAAAAGTGAATCAGAGACATGCAATATGGCAGAATGTTTGTCAAGATCAGTAGAAATACCCTTTTCATGTTGGCATTGatagattattttaaatatgGAGCAAAATCATTCATTCTCCTCAGTTAGAGTCTATCTGTATTATTTCAGAATCCTTGTATGTGCCTTATTGTCTTTTGGTGAATGTACCGCTTGTTTTTACCTCTTTTTTACTGGAAAGGATATtgctacagaaaataaagcaaaggagaTATTCCATGTAAATTAGTTACTTACACAAACTCGCCATCCAGCAAACGACGATAGGTTTCAATCTCCATTTCTAGGCGAGTCTTGATGTCTAGAAGTTGTTGATACTCGGCATTCTGGCGCTCCATATCAGCCCTGACCTGAAACATCTGAGACTCCAGATTCCCAATCTGAAGTTGCATTTGTGAAAGCTGAGCACAGTAacctccttctgtttctgctaaagTGTCTTCAAGGGATTTTTTCTGTGTAAGAAGGATATTACATGATCtctgattaaggaaaaaaaaattctttacaaagacaaaaccaacagaaatagTTTAATGGGAGTAAATATAGCCTCATTacttagagatttttttattttcttgaaataccGTTTGAAAACTGGCCTTTGCTGCTTCACTGAATGTGAACATAAAAGTTCATCTGCTTTGTAACACGCTACTTgcaatccaattatatatattaCTGCTATTTAGGAACTAAAAGAATGCAAGATTTAATAGGAAATAAATCCAAGTCTTAAATCCTATAGAATAGTATAAGATCTAACAACACTTTTGAATTTGGAAAATTTACTCTGACTAGTTAGCAGCTTCCTTAGAACATACCATGGCAAGCTGAGATTGTAGTTCTATTTCCAAGCTCTGGAGAGTCCGTTTTAAATCTGTGATCTCACTCTTCCCTGACTGAAGCTGCTCAGTATTGGTGGAGATTTCCCTTTTCAGCTCCCCACTCTGAAATGGCAAGGAAGAATAGAGTGTAATTTTACTGTTCCAAACATTTAACtcatttttacatgcatttcGCTGAATTTGCTGTCTCTGGTTGTTACTTTTTCATTGAACCATGCTTCAGCCTCTTTACGATTTTGATCAGCAATGACTTCATACTGTCCCCTCATGTCATTCAAAAGCTTGGTCAGGTCAGTTCCTGGAGCAGCATCCATTTCAACGCTGACTTGGCCAAGTGCACTGCTTTGGATTCCCTGAAGCTCCtggagagatttaaaataaagtttctgtTAATAAAAGGCAAAATAGTTCTACCAAAAACATatgtaaagaaatatatatgATATAAATTCTGTTTCAACGAGAATCCATAGCTTGCATGCctatttctttcactgtttcaCTTAGTAAACTcaaaaaagaagagcaaacaaaacaaataatgaaaCCAAGGAACTCCCACTGGCATAAATAAGGGAATAATTTGATATTTCACAATTCCATCTGCCTTGTTATgaattcacaaagaaaaaaaagtacctCTTCATGATTCTTCTTGAGATAAGCCAGTTCTTCATTCAGGCTTTCAATCTGCATCTCCAGATCTGCTCTTGTCAAGGTCAGCTCATCAAGAACTCTGCGCAGACCATTGATGTCAGCTTCCACACTCTGGTGAAGAGCCACTTCATTCTCATATCTGTAAATAAAGtaattaaatatgattttttaCATGGTTAATGAGGTCAAATGCAAACTATTACTATGTACTTATATAGCTTTTAATATGAAATCTTAATACACGTAATTATTATAATATTGATTAATAATTACATTAAAGTATTCTAcaaggaaagagatttttaaatacaaaagatttttttccttaaaatat encodes:
- the LOC128140960 gene encoding keratin, type I cytoskeletal 12-like, encoding MALSVRTSGGSRQFSSRSGLGGGSLRMSSSSGGGGFGGSGLGFGGGSGGGFGAASMLGSGSGFSGGFGSSSGGGFGAGFGSVLGGSYGSGLGSAFGGGLGSGFGSSSGTGFGGGFGSGSGSGFGGGFGTAGAGDGGLLSGSKKETMQNLNDRLAAYLDKVRSLEDANTELERKIREWYEKNGPGAGIPGSGNDYSKYYPIIEDLRNKIINATIDNARIILQVDNARLAADDFRLKYENEVALHQSVEADINGLRRVLDELTLTRADLEMQIESLNEELAYLKKNHEEELQGIQSSALGQVSVEMDAAPGTDLTKLLNDMRGQYEVIADQNRKEAEAWFNEKSGELKREISTNTEQLQSGKSEITDLKRTLQSLEIELQSQLAMKKSLEDTLAETEGGYCAQLSQMQLQIGNLESQMFQVRADMERQNAEYQQLLDIKTRLEMEIETYRRLLDGEFVSAGQGVTFESSSLTGSKSQTQSLDSSQDPTKTRKIKTIVEEVVDGKVVASHVKEVEEQI